AAGCGGTAACGGCTTCTTATTATGCTTATTTGGCCTCTATAGAAGCGCAAAAAGTCGCCCAGGACTCTATTTCCGCAATCACCAGTGAGTTAAATCAAACAAAACGACAGTACGAAGCCGGAACCGTACTTAAATCAGATGTATTATCACTGGAAGTAAAATTGGCTGAAGTAGAGGATGCCAAAATCAGGGCAACCAACGGTATTGAATTATCCAAAGCCGGAATCGCCAACTTGCTGGGCTTGTCCAGTTATCAAGCTTTTACGGTCGCACCGTCAGCTTCGCTGTTAACCAAGCCCAAGTTGACAGGATCGTTTAATGATTTGCTTGAACTTGCCATGACGCAGCGTCCTGAAGTAAAAGCTGCCGCCAAACAAGTAGAAATTAGTTTACGCAAGTTAAAAAGTGAGCAGGGCGCTTATTTACCCAAGGCCGATGCTTATGTCAGTTACGGGCAAAATAGCCAAGCGCCCGGATTTTCCGGTAACAAAGATAATGTTACCGCTGGCGTTACTGTCGAAATGGATTTGTTTTCAGGATTTAGTACCCAACAACGGGTTAGTGCGGCAGAGCGAAAAGCCGCCGAAGTTAGGGAAATAGAAAGAAAAACCAGGCTGGGTATTGAGCAGGAAGTAAAAATTGCCTATTTAAAATTGCAGGAAGGTTTGGCGCGTTTGCGTGTTACCGAAGTCTCGGTGCTCGCCGCCGACGAGGCCTTACGGCTGGTAAATGAAGAAAGACGCGCTGAAGTGGTTACGGTCACCCGTTATATCGAATCGGAAGTTGCCAGAAATAAAGCGCAATCGAATACTATCGCAGCGCATTACGATGCCCTGAGTGCAGAAGCGGCATTAAAAAAAGCGGTCGGCGACTGGAAATAACAGCGATTTTTCGTAGCCCCAATGATTTATCCAAAATACAGGAGTTCTCATGTCACAACCTGAACACAAAAACCGTAACAAAATTATCGCTATTGCCATCGCCGTTTTAGCCTTGATTTTGTTGCTGCTTTACATTCAAGGGACTTTTGTCAGTAAAGTATCGCCCGGCTTAAGCCCACTGGTTAACG
Above is a window of Methylobacter sp. S3L5C DNA encoding:
- a CDS encoding TolC family protein; its protein translation is MLKIIKNSLALSLLPVLLLSGLSSVVADPVTKSAVDKATPEKLTSQSFTLDQAIDYAIANNPDLQIAIERINQAQAQLGVALSAFYPQVTARVGYETSNNPAQVFSMIVSQRDFEPNNINYINNPGYRQNFRPEIIGKLSLFRGGQDYQNSKAAELGIDAAEFERSTVHNALIEAVTASYYAYLASIEAQKVAQDSISAITSELNQTKRQYEAGTVLKSDVLSLEVKLAEVEDAKIRATNGIELSKAGIANLLGLSSYQAFTVAPSASLLTKPKLTGSFNDLLELAMTQRPEVKAAAKQVEISLRKLKSEQGAYLPKADAYVSYGQNSQAPGFSGNKDNVTAGVTVEMDLFSGFSTQQRVSAAERKAAEVREIERKTRLGIEQEVKIAYLKLQEGLARLRVTEVSVLAADEALRLVNEERRAEVVTVTRYIESEVARNKAQSNTIAAHYDALSAEAALKKAVGDWK